A region of Zeugodacus cucurbitae isolate PBARC_wt_2022May chromosome 5, idZeuCucr1.2, whole genome shotgun sequence DNA encodes the following proteins:
- the LOC128921954 gene encoding putative gustatory receptor 39b, producing the protein MEHELRHWLRLCTFFGIYRGPLKQEFIVTRTTLTLPKNSSSCRRSATRHLLPPQHCYICLIALTLGALYVHGLHYCGSLPTLLLTWVASVVLFSLQVLTNLLILMETVCRRTQHAAFLQLLEQIEDAFKLRLRLNVHKNALLRDLRWLSGCFVVCSLVFWLLFVISTHWLNYIGFFWYGLWSILTMRVRIIQLLLYVRILQHYLECLHAKLRQIVAYQLAPQEQLLDIDYVKLTSVEALLAIKDIYTLIYGAFHLLNSFAGWSLFGIVSCYIFDVSCNIYWTLLSLDGWSNRRYYYMAGPLALLPLLAIVCYLCYICGKCKELARRIAFLLNQLKVMRSKQSLALYRQIVQQISAQIQLQQIEVTAQHFFVLELRLLVTIFSVTSTNFVILVQFLCLEIELEALS; encoded by the exons atggAACACGAACTGCGGCATTGGTTGCGCTTGTGCACATTCTTCGGTATTTACCGAGGACCACTCAAGCAAGAGTTCATTGTGACACGCACCACACTTACGCTACCAAAAAACTCAAGCAGCTGCCGACGAAGCGCCACACGACACCTACTTCCGCCACAGCATTGCTACATCTGCCTCATAGCGCTAACACTCGGCGCGCTCTATGTGCACGGCCTACACTACTGCGGCAGCCTGCCAACGCTACTGCTCACTTGGGTGGCCAGCGTCGTACTCTTCAGCCTGCAAGTGCTCACCAATCTGCTGATACTCATGGAAACCGTGTGTCGACGCACACAACACGCCGCCTTTCTGCAGCTGCTCGAGCAGATCGAAGACGCGTTCAAGCTCCGTTTGCGACTAAATGTACATAAGAACGCACTGCTTCGTGATTTGCGCTGGCTAAGCGGTTGTTTTGTGGTGTGTTCACTCGTCTTCTGGCTGCTCTTCGTCATCAGCACGCATTGGTTGAACTATATCGGCTTCTTCTGGTATGGACTCTGGTCCATACTAACAATGCGTGTACGTAtcatacagttgttgttgtatgtgcgcATATTACAACACTACCTCGAGTGCCTCCATGCGAAGTTGCGTCAAATAGTTGCCTACCAGTTGGCGCCACAGGAGCAATTGCTGGACATTGACTATGTGAAGCTGACATCGGTGGAGGCACTGTTGGCCATCAAGGACATTTATACGCTCATTTATGGCGCATTCCATTTGCTAAACTCCTTCGCCGGCTGGTCACTATTTGGCATTGTCAGCTGTTATATCTTTGATGTGAGCTGCAATATCTACTGGACGCTCCTAAGTCTCGATGGCTGGTCGAATAGACGCTACTACTATATGGCGGGACCTTTAGCGTTACTACCGTTGCTGGCGATCGTTTGTTATTTGTGCTATATTTGTGGTAAATGCAAGGAATTG GCGCGTCGCATCGCTTTCTTGCTAAACCAACTGAAGGTAATGCGTTCCAAGCAGTCTTTGGCGTTATATCGCCAGATCGTACAACAAATTTCTGCACAAATACAACTGCAACAAATCGAAGTAACGGCACAGCATTTCTTCGTCCTAGAACTGCGTCTACTGGTGACT ATTTTCTCAGTGacatcgacaaattttgttataCTGGTGCAATTTCTTTGCCTGGAGATTGAGCTGGAGGCCCTATCTTGA
- the LOC128922314 gene encoding uncharacterized protein LOC128922314: MEQQIRAWLRYSLVFGFYMSPTPDTSNNSAQATSLYAALPRNGFKFSLQRLKKLYLFALLPWLCGLYVNGLSSRKPVPGTMLSWTVATMFFSSQALSTMLMTAEGIWRQQQHETFLRLLHEIEFSLRLRLRQDIRLSWFTSNVRQLLRFMLWLSIMCVLIFVYNFIKLQYIGYFWYSIWFAVAMRLRLIQLLIYVRVLRHYLECLCLKLQQLVAYRTAPSQQLLDINYERLQSLEYLRAIKQIYDLIYKAFELLNEFAGWSLFSIIFSYMLDYGCTLYLALLSWEGYLERRNYYVACFWWLLPMTITIWHLCYLCHNCKQLDRLIASLLARIIIVSSTQSMCAYRIFLQQFSTQLQLQCIEVTARNFFTLNLRLITSICTYTAAYLVIIIQFLNI; this comes from the exons GGCAACAAGTCTCTACGCAGCGCTACCGCGGAACGGTTTTAAGTTCTCACTGCAGCGTTTGAAGAAACTCTACCTCTTCGCATTACTGCCCTGGCTCTGTGGGCTCTACGTGAACGGTCTGTCGTCGCGCAAACCAGTACCGGGCACCATGCTCAGCTGGACCGTGGCAACAATGTTCTTTAGCTCGCAAGCGCTCTCGACTATGCTCATGACGGCCGAAGGCATCTGGCGTCAACAGCAGCATGAGACATTCTTGCGTCTACTGCACGAAATCGAGTTCTCATTGCGTCTGCGACTCAGACAGGATATCAGATTGAGTTGGTTTACGTCAAATGTGCGGCAGCTGTTAAGATTTATGCTTTGGCTCTCCATCATGTGTGTGCTGATATTTGTGTATAATTTCATTAAGCTGCAATATATCGGTTACTTTTGGTATTCCATTTGGTTCGCGGTAGCGATGCGTTTACGCTTAATACAGCTGCTGATCTATGTGCGTGTGTTGCGTCATTACTTGGAGTGTCTTTGCTTGAAATTGCAACAGCTGGTTGCATACCGTACGGCGCCTAGCCAACAGTTGTTGGATATTAACTATGAAAGATTACAAAGTCTCGAGTATCTTCGGGCAATTAAGCAAATCTATGATTTGATTTACAAAGCATTTGAGCTGCTCAATGAGTTTGCCGGCTGGTCGCTCTTCAGCATCATTTTCAGTTACATGTTGGACTATGGCTGTACGCTATACTTGGCGCTACTCAGCTGGGAGGGTTATCTCGAACGTCGCAATTATTATGTGGCGTGCTTTTGGTGGCTGTTGCCCATGACAATTACCATCTGGCATCTCTGCTATTTGTGCCATAATTGCAAGCAATTG GATCGCTTGATCGCAAGCTTGCTAGCCCGCATAATTATTGTGAGTTCCACACAGTCCATGTGCGCTTATCGCATATTCCTACAACAATTCTCTACACAACTGCAGCTGCAGTGTATCGAGGTGACGGCAAGAAATTTCTTTACACTGAATTTACGTCTGATTACGTCG ATTTGCACATACACAGCGGCCTATTTAGTgataattatacaatttttaaatatttaa
- the LOC114805207 gene encoding putative gustatory receptor 39b — translation MENQLRVWLRYSFVFGLYMSPTQETQYIHRRVTPNKRLAWRERKRILQQAHLKTFYMYILLVGLCVVFVRALASRKPIPGIASEVVTTTIFSLQALSSLIVAAEGLCCQQQQETFLRILQEIEFSLKLRLREDIKLDILPSRVRWLLKYLLWLSLICFGMAVYNFRQLQHLGYYWYSIGYSIIIRLRIIQLCVYVCVLRNYLECLCMKLQQLVAYRTAPNQQLLDINYEKLQSLEYLRDIKHVYDLLYKAFEQLNEFAGWSLFAIITCYLLDYGCTLYFALLSWEGYLESCSYYVPGFWWLVPMTAIIWHICYMCHDCKQLDRLLATNLRRIIIMSSSQPKFSYRILLQQFATQLELQCIEVTARNFFVLDLGLLMSILASVSSYMVMLIQFLYI, via the exons ATGGAGAACCAATTGCGCGTTTGGTTACGCTACTCGTTCGTCTTCGGACTCTATATGAGTCCAACGCAGGAAACGCAATATATACACAGACGAGTCACACCCAACAAGCGTCTTGCATGGCGTGAACGCAAACGAATACTACAACAAGCACATTTGAagacattttatatgtatatactattagTTGGGCTCTGTGTAGTCTTTGTGAGAGCACTCGCATCGCGTAAACCCATACCTGGCATTGCCAGCGAGGTAGTGACCACTACGATCTTTAGTTTACAGGCGCTATCTAGTCTTATTGTTGCAGCTGAGGGACTCTGTTGTCAACAACAGCAGGAGACTTTCTTGAGAATACTGCAAGAGATTGAATTCTCACTGAAATTGCGGTTGAGAGAGGACATCAAATTGGATATTTTGCCGTCACGTGTGCGTTGGCTCTTGAAATATCTGCTTTGGCTATCGCTCATCTGCTTTGGCATGGCGGTGTACAATTTTAGACAACTGCAGCACTTGGGTTATTATTGGTACTCCATTGGGTATAGCATTATCATTCGTTTGCGTATCATACagttgtgtgtttatgtgtgtgtgttgcgaaACTACTTAGAGTGCCTTTGTATGAAATTACAGCAGCTTGTAGCATATCGTACGGCGCCAAACCAACAGCTCTTGGATATTAACTATGAGAAACTACAAAGTCTCGAATATCTTAGGGATATTAAGCATGTCTACGATTTACTCTATAAAGCATTTGAGCAACTTAATGAATTTGCTGGCTGGTCTCTCTTTGCCATAATAACCTGTTACCTCTTGGATTATGGCTGTACGCTCTATTTTGCATTGCTCAGCTGGGAGGGGTACTTGGAGAGTTGCAGCTATTATGTACCAGGCTTTTGGTGGCTGGTGCCAATGACCGCTATCATCTGGCATATTTGTTATATGTGTCATGATTGCAAACAATTG gatcgTTTGTTGGCCACCAACTTACGTCGTATAATAATAATGAGTTCCTCGCAGCCGAAATTCTCTTACCGCATTTTGTTACAACAATTCGCTACACAATTAGAGCTGCAGTGCATCGAGGTGACCGCAAGAAATTTCTTTGTATTAGATTTGGGTTTATTAATGTCG ATTTTAGCATCAGTGAGCTCATATATGGTGATGTTAAtacagtttttatatatttaa
- the LOC128921861 gene encoding putative gustatory receptor 39b has protein sequence MEQQLRIWLRHSIVFGLYISPTKKTQYISRRNQALQLQHLKIVYLALLLFALCAIYIRALASRKPIPGIASQAVTTIIFSSRALTSLIIVAEGLWRQQQQETFLRLLQDIEFSLKLRLREDIKWNKLTSRVRWHLNYLLWLSLICFGMAVYNFRQLQHLGYYWYSIGYSIIIRLRVIQLCVYVCVLRNYLECLCMKLQQLVAYRTAPNQQLLDINYENLQSLEYLRAIKHIYDVLYKAFEQLNEFAGWSLFAIITCYILDYCCVLYWALLSWEGYLENCSYYVATFWWILPMTAVMWHICYLCHNCKQLDRLLATNLSRIIITSYSQSKCSYHIFLQQFSTQLELQGIVVAAKSFFILDLRLLMSVLISVTSYMVMLIQFLYI, from the exons ATGGAGCAACAATTGCGCATTTGGCTACGCCATTCGATCGTTTTCGGACTCTACATCAGTCCAACGAAGAAAACGCAGTATATAAGCAGACGCAATCAagcactacaactacaacatttGAAGATAGTTTATCTGGCCTTGCTATTATTTGCGCTCTGTGCAATCTATATAAGAGCACTCGCCTCACGCAAACCTATACCGGGGATAGCCAGCCAGGCAGTGACCACTATAATCTTTAGCTCACGAGCGTTGACGAGTTTAATAATTGTAGCCGAAGGCCTTTGGCGTCAACAACAGCAGGAGACTTTCTTGAGATTACTGCAAGATATTGAATTCTCACTGAAATTGCGGCTAAGGGAGGATATCAAATGGAATAAATTGACGTCGCGTGTGCGTTGGCACTTAAACTATCTGCTTTGGCTATCGCTCATCTGCTTCGGCATGGCGGTGTATAATTTTAGACAACTACAGCACTTGGGCTATTATTGGTACTCCATTGGGTATAGCATTATCATTCGTCTACGTGTCATACagttgtgtgtttatgtgtgtgtgttgcgaaATTATTTGGAGTGCCTTTGTATGAAATTACAACAGCTTGTAGCATATCGTACGGCGCCAAACCAACAGCTTTTGGATATTAACTATGAAAACCTACAAAGTCTCGAATATCTTCGGGCAATTAAGCATATCTACGATGTACTCTACAAAGCATTTGAGCAACTCAACGAATTCGCTGGCTGGTCTCTCTTTGCCATAATAACCTGTTATATTTTGGACTATTGTTGTGTACTCTACTGGGCTTTGCTCAGCTGGGAGGGATATCTGGAGAATTGCAGCTATTATGTGGCAACCTTTTGGTGGATTTTACCCATGACCGCTGTAATGTGGCACATTTGCTACTTGTGTCATAATTGCAAACAATTG gatcgTTTGTTAGCCACAAACTTGAGCCGTATAATAATAACGAGTTACTCGCAGTCAAAGTGCTCTTACCACATTTTTCTACAGCAATTTTCCACACAATTAGAGCTGCAAGGCATCGTAGTGGCCGCAAAAAGTTTCTTTATATTAGACTTGCGTTTACTAATGTCG GTTTTAATATCTGTGACCTCATATATGGTGatgttaatacaatttttatatatttaa
- the LOC105218773 gene encoding putative gustatory receptor 39b yields MSKNNCLATSPNARRCTCLENTYKAAQDMALAIRKMEDYLRLWLRGCAVFGIYVSPTSDFQWLPQNKNGLHQAWMEEKTTRSKYLLQRLYLATLSIIVCALYLHGLYAREIEHGLAVTWLVATLVYTSQVLTHLSIFMAALWKRDQHESFLQLLQQIEVSLKLHLKCNTQLRALRHSLRLLLFGLVLLSVVGLCVFTVVSVWLNDIGYYWHAAWSIITLRVRILQLLIYARILRHYLECVCVKLRQVVACRTMPANRLLDINYEKLESLEFLLAIKDNYALIFKAVQLLNDFAGWSLFGIILVYMLDFTCHVYWSLLGLDGYNSPYTYFVGTPAVLPFSVIVCHLCYVCDKCKQLVCTIFRAFNKELKKLSIFSECHNNGFSKQIDHHKINTAAETLQQRGLSVLHSITARAYRDYCSTFLCIGPTLNYVGKPVGMLRLFEKFKKFNSLIDLHSNRHESSDPHTIFKIRELIELFKRGLN; encoded by the coding sequence ATGTCTAAGAATAATTGCTTAGCCACCTCCCCAAATGCGCGGCGCTGCACCTGCCTGGAAAACACTTATAAGGCCGCACAAGACATGGCGCTAGCCATTCGCAAAATGGAGGATTACTTGCGCCTTTGGTTACGCGGTTGCGCGGTGTTTGGCATATACGTGAGTCCCACTTCAGACTTCCAATGGCTACCACAAAATAAGAACGGCTTACATCAGGCCTGGATGGAGGAGAAGACTACGCGCTCGAAATATTTACTGCAGCGCCTCTATTTGGCGACGCTCTCCATAATAGTTTGTGCACTCTACTTACATGGCTTGTATGCGCGTGAGATTGAGCATGGGCTCGCGGTCACTTGGCTGGTGGCGACTTTGGTCTACACATCGCAGGTGCTAACACATCTCTCCATCTTCATGGCAGCGCTGTGGAAGCGCGATCAGCATGAGTCATTCCTACAGCTATTGCAGCAAATCGAAGTGTCACTGAAGTTGCATTTGAAATGCAATACACAACTGAGGGCGCTGCGTCACAGTTTACGGCTATTGCTCTTCGGTTTGGTGCTGCTGTCGGTGGTGGGACTTTGCGTATTCACTGTCGTTTCGGTGTGGCTAAATGATATTGGTTATTACTGGCATGCTGCATGGAGCATAATTACGTTACGTGTACGTATACTACAGCTGTTGATTTATGCGCGCATCTTACGCCACTACTTGGAATGTGTGTGCGTCAAGTTGCGGCAGGTAGTCGCTTGCCGCACAATGCCAGCAAATCGACTGTTGGATATTAACTATGAAAAGCTTGAGTCTTTGGAATTCCTGCTGGCAATTAAAGATAATTATGCGCTGATCTTTAAAGCAGTGCAGCTGTTGAACGACTTCGCCGGCTGGTCACTCTTCGGTATCATTTTGGTTTACATGCTGGATTTCACCTGTCATGTCTATTGGTCGTTGTTGGGCTTGGATGGTTACAATTCACCTTATACTTATTTTGTGGGCACACCGGCAGTCTTGCCATTTAGCGTGATAGTCTGTCATCTATGCTATGTTTGCGACAAATGCAAGCAATTGGTGTGTACTATATTTCGAGCTTTTaacaaagaattaaaaaaattaagcatattTTCAGAGTGCCACAATAACGGATTTAGTAAACAGATTGACCACCATAAGATCAACACCGCGGCTGAAACGTTACAGCAACGCGGTTTATCAGTTCTCCACTCAATTACAGCTAGAGCGTATAGAGATTACTGCTCAACATTTCTTTGTATTGGACCTACGCTTAATTATGTCGGTAAGCCTGTGGGTATGCTAcgtttgtttgaaaaatttaagaaatttaattctCTAATAGATCTGCACAGCAATCGCCACGAATCTAGTGATcctcatacaatttttaaaatcagaGAACTCATAGAGCTCTTCAAGCGTGGAt
- the LOC105220449 gene encoding putative gustatory receptor 39b has product MEQQLRTWLRYGIMHGVYLGKSSDQATVPTPQQAWHDAPIRLFPNALIQRVHVCALLCAIGTLYIHGLYWRGSEPGLMLTWVAATVIFTTQICTNFLIIMEALWKQTEHETFLLLLDEIEVSLKLRLRQHVQPQLLCKIVRTHIIYLSALSFASLALFIVTSLWLNYIGYFWHGIWTIITMRLRIIQLIVYVRVLRHYLECLCTKLGQIEAYRTAPTQQLLDINYEKLASLECLVAIKDIYTQLHKAFHLLNSFAGWSLFSIIACYMFDFTCNLYWTLLSFDGFVRRRYYYIAGPAAMLPLIALICHLCYLCDNCTKLGRTMAHLLSKIVIMSSASSLRSYRLVLYQLSTQLQLQRIEVTAQHFFVLEIRFLMTIITAVAMNLVILIQFLNS; this is encoded by the exons ATGGAGCAGCAACTACGTACGTGGTTACGCTACGGTATAATGCACGGCGTTTATCTGGGCAAAAGCAGCGATCAAGCAACCGTACCTACACCGCAACAAGCGTGGCATGACGCGCCGATACGGCTCTTCCCCAATGCCCTGATACAGCGCGTCCACGTCTGCGCATTACTCTGTGCCATCGGCACGCTCTACATACACGGTCTATATTGGCGTGGCTCCGAGCCGGGACTCATGCTCACTTGGGTAGCGGCGACGGTGATCTTCACCACACAAATATGCACGAATTTCCTCATCATAATGGAGGCGCTCTGGAAGCAGACAGAACACGAGACATTCCTCCTGCTGCTGGATGAGATTGAAGTGTCCCTGAAATTGCGCTTGCGGCAGCATGTGCAACCGCAGTTGTTGTGTAAAATTGTGCGCACACATATAATTTATCTCTCCGCATTGTCGTTTGCCTCGTTAGCGCTCTTCATTGTAACCTCACTTTGGTTGAATTACATTGGCTATTTCTGGCATGGAATTTGGACCATTATAACCATGCGCCTACGCATAATACAGTTGATCGTCTATGTGCGCGTGTTGCGGCACTATCTCGAGTGTCTTTGTACGAAGTTGGGTCAAATTGAAGCCTACCGTACGGCGCCAACGCAGCAACTGCTGGACATCAACTACGAGAAGCTAGCTTCGCTGGAGTGCCTGGTAGCCATCAAAGATATATATACGCAGCTGCATAAGGCATTCCATCTACTAAATAGCTTTGCCGGCTGGTCACTGTTTAGCATCATCGCCTGTTATATGTTCGACTTTACCTGCAATCTATATTGGACTCTGCTGAGTTTTGATGGTTTCGTCAGACGTCGGTATTATTATATTGCTGGACCGGCTGCAATGTTACCGCTGATCGCGCTCATTTGTCATTTGTGTTATTTATGTGACAACTGCACCAAATTA ggacGCACTATGGCACATTTACTGAGTAAGATAGTAATCATGAGCTCAGCAAGTTCACTCCGCTCATATCGGCTGGTGTTATATCAACTCTCCACTCAGTTACAACTACAACGCATTGAAGTGACGGCACAgcatttctttgttttggagATACGTTTTCTAATGACG ATCATCACGGCAGTAGCAATGAATTTGGTGATActgatacaatttttaaattcctaa
- the LOC114805208 gene encoding gustatory receptor 68a-like, with product MEQKLRAWLRYSLVFGLYMSPTQRTQYINRGATSRKRLAWVGHSQILQPQHLKIIYMYLLLMGLCAIYVRALASSKPVPGLASDAVTTIRALTSLVIVAEGLWRQQQHETFLRLLHDIEFSLKLRLRGDIKFDSLPSRVRWLLKYLLWLSLICFVMAVYNFSQLQYLGRYWYSIGYSIIIRFRIIQLCVYVCVLRNYLECLCMKLQQLVAYRTAPNQQLLDINYENLQSLEYLRAIKHIYDLLYKAFEQLNEFAGWSLFAIITCYILDYCCVVNWVLLSWEGYLESCSYYIPGFWWLLPITAIIWHICYLCHNCKQLDRLLATNLSRIIITSSSQSKCSYHIFLQQFCTQLELQCIDVTAKSFFILDLRLLMSVFASVTSYMVILIQFLYI from the exons ATGGAGCAAAAATTGCGCGCTTGGCTACGCTACTCGCTCGTTTTCGGACTCTACATGAGTCCAACGCAGAGAACACAGTATATAAACAGAGGGGCCACATCCCGCAAGCGTCTTGCATGGGTTGGACATAGTCAAATACTACAACCACAACATTTGAAGATAATTTACATGTACTTGCTATTGATGGGGCTCTGTGCAATCTATGTGAGAGCACTTGCCTCAAGTAAACCCGTACCGGGTTTAGCTAGTGATGCAGTCACCACTATACGAGCGTTAACGAGTTTAGTCATTGTGGCCGAGGGCCTTTGgcgtcaacaacaacatgaaacaTTCCTGAGATTACTGCATGATATTGAATTCTCACTGAAATTGCGACTGAGAGGGGACATCAAATTTGATAGTTTGCCGTCACGTGTGCGTTGGCTCTTGAAATACCTACTTTGGCTATCGCTGATATGCTTCGTCATGGCTGTGTATAATTTTAGCCAACTACAATATTTGGGTCGTTATTGGTACTCCATTGGGTATAGCATTATCATTCGTTTCCGTATCATACagttgtgtgtttatgtgtgtgtgttgcgaaACTACTTGGAGTGCCTTTGTATGAAATTACAACAGCTTGTAGCATATCGTACGGCGCCAAACCAACAGCTTTTGGATATTAACTATGAAAACCTACAAAGTCTCGAATATCTTCGGGCAATTAAGCATATCTACGATTTGCTCTACAAAGCATTTGAGCAACTCAACGAATTCGCTGGCTGGTCTCTCTTTGCCATAATAACCTGTTATATTTTGGACTATTGTTGTGTGGTCAACTGGGTGTTGCTCAGCTGGGAGGGATATCTAGAAAGTTGCAGCTATTATATACCAGGCTTTTGGTGGCTTCTACCTATAACCGCTATAATATGGCACATTTGTTATTTGTGTCATAATTGCAAGCAATTG gatcgTTTGTTGGCCACAAACTTGAGCCGTATAATAATAACGAGTTCCTCCCAATCGAAGTGCTCTTACCACATTTTTCTACAGCAATTCTGCACACAATTAGAGCTGCAGTGCATCGATGTGACCGCAAAAAGTTTCTTTATATTAGATTTGCGTTTACTAATGTCG GTTTTCGCATCTGTGACCTCTTATATGGTGATattgatacaatttttatatatttaa